The Herbaspirillum sp. RTI4 genome has a segment encoding these proteins:
- a CDS encoding CoA transferase, whose translation MTPFDFLPAPDSNDGLHMLAGITVIDLTTSVAGPYATQLLADMGATVIKVEKQLAGDDARAWGPPFLHEESLWFLSVNRNKQSVTLDISCERGSAVLDQLIASADVLVVNLGGRTQEKLGVDYARLAALHPALIHVSLTGFGLLGARGDLPCYDLIAEGYSGVMDLTGEPDNAPQKVGTPAADLLAGQDAAMAVMAALLERHRTGRGKQIDISMVRSMTRFMAPRIVPYLGAGEAITRSGGRDSVIAIYQVFQTADLPLTLGLGNNAIWQRFWKAVGEPDFGNDPRFSSNQQRREYRPEIVARISALLAQKNRKQWLEILSAQRIPAGPINRVDEVVQDPELIKEGLFYSAQTAKGKVPQVGLGIGFDGKTQVHRSPPPVLGEHTRTVLQDRLGMSADEITALLNDGII comes from the coding sequence ATGACTCCATTCGATTTTCTTCCTGCCCCCGATTCCAACGACGGCCTGCACATGCTGGCCGGGATTACCGTCATTGACCTCACTACTTCGGTCGCCGGTCCGTATGCCACGCAACTACTGGCAGACATGGGTGCCACCGTCATCAAGGTCGAGAAACAATTGGCCGGCGACGACGCCCGTGCATGGGGCCCCCCCTTCCTGCATGAAGAATCGCTCTGGTTCCTCAGCGTCAATCGCAACAAGCAAAGCGTCACACTCGACATCAGCTGCGAACGCGGCAGCGCAGTGCTGGACCAGTTGATTGCCAGCGCCGATGTACTGGTCGTCAATCTGGGCGGCCGCACACAGGAAAAGCTGGGCGTCGATTACGCCCGCCTTGCAGCCCTTCATCCGGCGCTGATTCATGTATCGCTGACCGGCTTCGGTCTGCTCGGCGCGCGCGGCGACCTGCCCTGCTACGACCTGATTGCCGAAGGCTATTCCGGCGTCATGGACCTGACCGGCGAACCAGACAACGCGCCACAGAAAGTCGGCACCCCCGCCGCCGACCTGCTTGCCGGACAAGACGCCGCCATGGCCGTGATGGCCGCGCTGCTTGAGCGCCATCGCACCGGGCGCGGCAAACAAATCGATATCTCGATGGTGCGCAGCATGACGCGCTTCATGGCACCACGCATCGTGCCTTATCTCGGCGCTGGCGAAGCCATCACCCGCTCGGGCGGGCGCGACTCAGTCATCGCCATCTATCAGGTATTCCAGACCGCCGACCTGCCGCTGACCTTGGGACTGGGCAACAACGCCATCTGGCAGCGGTTCTGGAAAGCGGTGGGTGAGCCGGACTTTGGCAATGACCCACGCTTTTCCAGCAATCAGCAGCGACGTGAGTATCGGCCTGAAATTGTGGCCAGAATTAGCGCCCTCCTGGCGCAGAAAAACCGCAAGCAATGGCTGGAGATTCTGAGCGCGCAGCGCATACCGGCAGGCCCCATCAACCGGGTCGATGAAGTCGTGCAAGACCCTGAGCTAATAAAAGAAGGACTTTTTTATTCCGCGCAGACCGCCAAAGGCAAGGTGCCGCAGGTGGGCCTCGGCATAGGATTCGACGGCAAGACCCAAGTCCACCGCAGCCCGCCGCCGGTGCTGGGCGAACATACACGCACCGTATTACAGGACCGTCTTGGCATGTCTGCTGACGAAATAACAGCATTGCTTAATGATGGCATCATCTGA
- a CDS encoding enoyl-CoA hydratase-related protein, whose translation MEFKEIIYEEDGPIGTITMNRPEDGNMFTPLMCHEIRDCINAIRRETRTRVIVLTGAGDKFFCLGGRKEGMEDTQLYAGVLPVLDMYESIDRLQKPVIASVNGFAVGGGNVLQVICDITIAKESATFRQVGPIVGSFDAGYGTWYLEDLVGKKRAKEIWFCNPKMTAQEAMSIGLINKVVPDADLKEETRKLALQIADRGAFALASIKAAFSARHGGVGGLSRMTHDLLLPGYLGTDEHAELAESFAQRRSPDTSKFGK comes from the coding sequence ATGGAATTCAAAGAAATAATTTACGAAGAAGACGGCCCTATCGGCACCATCACCATGAACCGGCCCGAAGACGGCAATATGTTTACGCCGCTGATGTGCCATGAAATTCGCGACTGCATCAATGCAATCCGGCGCGAAACCCGCACCCGCGTCATCGTCCTGACCGGTGCCGGCGACAAGTTCTTCTGCCTCGGCGGCCGCAAAGAAGGCATGGAAGATACCCAGCTCTATGCCGGTGTCCTGCCAGTGCTGGATATGTATGAAAGCATAGACCGCCTGCAAAAGCCCGTCATTGCCTCCGTCAATGGTTTCGCCGTCGGCGGCGGCAATGTGCTGCAAGTCATTTGCGACATCACTATCGCCAAAGAGAGTGCCACTTTCCGCCAGGTCGGTCCGATAGTGGGCAGCTTTGATGCTGGCTATGGCACCTGGTACCTGGAAGATCTGGTCGGTAAAAAGCGTGCCAAGGAAATCTGGTTCTGCAATCCAAAAATGACGGCGCAGGAAGCCATGTCGATCGGTCTGATCAATAAGGTCGTGCCGGATGCGGACCTCAAAGAAGAAACCCGCAAGCTGGCACTGCAAATCGCCGACCGTGGCGCATTCGCGCTGGCCTCGATCAAAGCGGCATTCAGTGCGCGTCATGGCGGCGTGGGCGGACTATCGCGCATGACGCATGACTTGTTGCTGCCCGGCTATCTCGGCACCGACGAGCATGCGGAACTGGCCGAGTCCTTTGCCCAGCGTCGCAGTCCTGACACGTCTAAATTCGGCAAATAA